One Methanobacterium sp. genomic region harbors:
- a CDS encoding rubredoxin — translation MASRYKCNVCGYIYDPEKGEPKTKTDPGTAFDDLPDLWRCPSCGAGKIRFVKIR, via the coding sequence ATGGCAAGCAGATATAAATGTAATGTATGCGGTTATATATACGACCCTGAAAAGGGTGAACCTAAAACAAAAACAGATCCTGGTACGGCATTTGATGACTTACCTGATTTATGGCGTTGTCCTAGCTGTGGGGCAGGTAAGATTCGATTTGTTAAAATCAGGTAA
- a CDS encoding peroxiredoxin, giving the protein MGHKVKIYEVRKTKKTDEAGGMPLIGDPFPKIKDVKTTQGIIKLPKEYKGKWFVLFSHPADFTPVCTTEFLEFQRHYIDFKLLNCELIGLSVDQVTSHLKWIEWIKENFNIRIEFPVIADNGDIASKLGLIHPAKGTNTVRAVIIVDPEGIIRAMIYYPQELGRNLSEIVRAVEGLRIADDEKVAIPADWPLNRRFGSNVIIPPPQSQEEIIERKQNVEAGEYACIDWWLCHKPWFKKYKTSEWKEL; this is encoded by the coding sequence ATGGGACATAAAGTAAAAATATATGAGGTACGGAAAACCAAAAAAACCGACGAAGCTGGAGGAATGCCGCTTATTGGTGATCCATTTCCAAAAATTAAGGATGTTAAAACAACTCAAGGTATAATAAAACTTCCAAAAGAGTATAAAGGTAAATGGTTTGTCCTTTTCAGCCATCCTGCTGACTTTACACCTGTTTGTACCACTGAATTTTTAGAATTTCAAAGGCATTATATCGATTTTAAATTACTGAACTGTGAACTAATTGGGCTCAGTGTTGATCAGGTTACTTCGCACCTTAAATGGATAGAATGGATCAAAGAAAATTTCAATATCAGAATTGAATTTCCAGTAATTGCCGATAACGGGGACATTGCAAGTAAACTTGGTTTAATTCACCCTGCAAAGGGAACAAATACAGTAAGGGCTGTTATAATAGTTGATCCAGAGGGAATAATAAGGGCAATGATTTATTATCCTCAAGAGCTTGGAAGAAATCTCAGCGAGATAGTGCGGGCAGTAGAAGGACTTAGAATTGCAGACGATGAGAAAGTAGCAATTCCTGCTGACTGGCCACTAAACAGAAGATTTGGAAGCAATGTGATAATTCCACCACCACAAAGTCAGGAAGAAATTATCGAAAGAAAACAGAATGTAGAAGCCGGAGAATATGCATGTATTGACTGGTGGTTGTGCCACAAACCATGGTTTAAAAAGTATAAAACTTCAGAATGGAAAGAGTTATAG
- a CDS encoding rubredoxin gives MKYKCKVCGYIYDPEVGEPRTGTPPGTAFDNLPELWRCPKCGAGKIRFMMIR, from the coding sequence ATGAAATATAAATGTAAAGTCTGTGGGTATATCTATGATCCAGAAGTAGGTGAACCTAGAACAGGAACACCTCCAGGTACAGCATTTGATAATTTACCGGAGCTGTGGCGCTGTCCAAAATGTGGGGCAGGTAAAATTCGTTTTATGATGATAAGGTAG
- a CDS encoding FprA family A-type flavoprotein, with product MASRVLKSGIYAVGAIDWDRRIFDEIISLPEGTTYNSYLIQGSEKTALLDTVDPTKIGELVSNLHELNVNIDYIISHHAEQDHSGSIPGILEIYPDADIITNPKCKEMLKDLLLIPDEKFITIEDGETLSLGDKTLKFIYTPWVHWPETMSTYLEEDKILFSCDFFGSHLAESNPFVTDEARTYIAAKRYYAEIMMPFRVFIQKNMEKLKDIPIEIVAPSHGPVYKKPELIFEAYKKWISDETKNEVVIPYVSMHGSTKEIVYYLMDILVKKGITVKPFNLTSSDVGQLATSLVDASTLIIATPTVLTGPHPSAVYAAYLANALRPKLKFVSIIGSYGWGGRTVELLKGTLTNIRAEIIDPVIVKGFPKEEDFKKIDALAEEIIKKHKEKGLL from the coding sequence ATGGCATCCCGAGTACTAAAATCTGGAATATATGCAGTGGGTGCTATAGATTGGGACAGGAGGATATTTGATGAAATTATCTCTCTTCCAGAAGGTACAACATATAATTCCTATTTAATACAGGGAAGCGAAAAAACAGCGTTATTAGATACAGTGGATCCCACTAAAATAGGGGAATTAGTAAGTAATCTCCATGAACTTAATGTGAACATTGATTACATAATATCACATCATGCTGAACAGGACCATTCTGGGTCAATACCGGGAATTCTCGAAATTTATCCAGATGCAGACATTATAACCAACCCAAAATGCAAAGAAATGCTTAAAGACTTACTTTTAATTCCTGATGAGAAATTTATAACTATTGAGGATGGAGAGACCCTTTCACTTGGAGATAAAACCCTTAAATTTATTTATACTCCGTGGGTGCACTGGCCTGAAACTATGTCCACATATCTTGAGGAAGATAAAATCTTATTTTCATGTGATTTCTTTGGTTCACATCTTGCAGAGAGTAATCCATTTGTAACTGATGAGGCTCGAACATATATAGCTGCAAAGAGATATTATGCAGAGATAATGATGCCTTTTAGGGTGTTTATCCAGAAGAACATGGAAAAACTTAAGGATATTCCTATTGAGATAGTGGCACCAAGTCATGGGCCGGTTTATAAAAAACCAGAACTTATTTTTGAAGCTTATAAAAAATGGATATCTGATGAAACTAAAAATGAGGTGGTCATACCATATGTATCTATGCATGGCAGCACAAAGGAAATAGTGTACTATTTAATGGATATACTGGTTAAAAAGGGCATAACTGTCAAACCATTTAATTTAACATCTTCTGATGTTGGACAATTAGCTACATCTCTTGTAGATGCATCAACGCTCATAATTGCCACTCCGACTGTTTTAACTGGCCCACATCCAAGTGCAGTTTATGCTGCATATCTTGCAAATGCACTGCGGCCTAAGTTAAAATTTGTATCTATAATAGGCTCTTATGGATGGGGTGGAAGAACAGTTGAACTACTTAAAGGAACTTTAACCAATATAAGGGCGGAAATCATTGATCCTGTTATTGTCAAGGGATTTCCAAAGGAAGAGGACTTCAAAAAAATAGATGCACTTGCAGAAGAAATTATTAAAAAACATAAAGAGAAGGGTTTATTATAA
- a CDS encoding ferritin: MIKENVLNALNYQLNAELYSAYLYLSMGAYFESIELAGFGNWMRVQAQEEMTHAMKFYDYIVQRGERVVLSSIEEPPAEWESPQAAFEHVYKHEQKVTGLINALVDLAMSESDHATNNFLQWFVAEQVEEEESANAVLQKVKLTGESASSLFMLDSELGQRVFTPPATTKG; this comes from the coding sequence ATGATTAAAGAAAATGTTTTGAATGCTTTAAATTATCAATTGAATGCTGAACTTTACTCGGCATATCTTTATTTATCAATGGGAGCATATTTTGAGTCTATTGAACTGGCTGGTTTTGGAAACTGGATGAGGGTTCAGGCACAGGAAGAAATGACCCATGCAATGAAATTCTATGATTACATTGTACAGAGAGGGGAAAGAGTAGTCTTATCTTCTATAGAAGAACCTCCAGCTGAATGGGAATCTCCTCAAGCAGCATTTGAACATGTTTACAAACATGAACAGAAAGTTACAGGTTTAATAAATGCGTTGGTAGACTTAGCAATGTCTGAAAGTGATCATGCGACAAATAACTTCCTGCAGTGGTTTGTGGCAGAACAGGTTGAAGAAGAAGAATCAGCCAATGCTGTACTTCAAAAAGTTAAACTCACAGGTGAATCTGCAAGCAGTTTATTCATGCTTGATAGTGAACTTGGACAGAGGGTATTCACGCCTCCTGCAACAACTAAAGGGTAG
- the rd gene encoding rubredoxin, producing MKKYICTACGYIYDPEEGDSISGIDAGTPFEDLPDDWLCPMCGVGKDQFEPVD from the coding sequence ATGAAAAAATATATATGTACAGCGTGTGGTTACATATACGACCCCGAAGAAGGCGATTCCATATCTGGAATAGATGCGGGTACTCCTTTTGAAGATTTACCTGATGACTGGCTTTGCCCAATGTGTGGAGTCGGAAAAGATCAATTTGAACCTGTTGATTAA